One Fusarium oxysporum f. sp. lycopersici 4287 chromosome 8, whole genome shotgun sequence genomic region harbors:
- a CDS encoding hypothetical protein (At least one base has a quality score < 10) yields the protein MGVFKSLGLSPAKAAGAKALRRLFGRVLPGETDSASDTDQTGRGNSSNDNNTQREKNNKVNADSSSTKHQDTSAPTDNRQQEDALTNTETSATTSDMVSPQKHVPQGIVDKENQPPNTAQLSDSLSRLKIGEEKAVATSPKPVVSTAPAAAAAEDAAPAVEGVPAAPIYTDPAVIAERAMHMKFTEEALDMARLALRTNETPVGCVLVHDGKVIARGMNATNVTRNGTRHAEFMALGALLSYPPKNGPRTTYLKPKPENQSAEASDTSSVESGPADEGNEDGSKGHLYPYGQKCHPDARVDRSIIRESILYVTVEPCVMCASLLRQLGIKKVYFGAVNDKFGGTGGVFSIHANSLPVSADGQTASAHPTPKPAQLPDGSGTLGVSYPPGGGDGGNLESGYEIEGGWGRDEAVALLRRFYVQENGRAPVPRKKEGRAARLAAMMEGEGTGEGTGESNGESNGEDNGEGNDDENGEETPTPDLAATEPEPQVLDLPTSTQTLKETPAPLGDRTNV from the exons aTGGGAGTTTTCAAGTCACTTGGTCTTTCGCCGGCCAAAGCGGCAGGTGCAAAGGCCTTGCGTCGTCTTTTTGGGCGGGTGCTTCCAGGCGAGACTGACAGTGCCAGTGACACTGATCAAACGGGCAGGGGCAACTCCAGTAACGACAACAATACTCAAAGggagaaaaacaacaaagTCAACGCAGATTCTTCATCTACAAAACATCAGGATACATCTGCCCCGACTGATAatcgccaacaagaagacgcTCTCACCAATACCGAAACATCTGCAACTACCTCCGATATGGTGTCGCCTCAGAAGCACGTCCCCCAGGGGATCGTGGACAAGGAGAACCAACCGCCAAACACGGCTCAGTTGTCAGACTCGCTCTCTCGTCTGAAAATTggagaggagaaggctgTCGCAACATCCCCCAAGCCCGTCGTTTCCACTGcccctgctgctgctgccgccgaGGATGCAGCTCCCGCCGTTGAAGGTGTACCTGCTGCCCCCATCTACACAGACCCTGCTGTCATAGCGGAGCGAGCGATGCACATGAAGTTcactgaagaagctcttgacaTG GCGCGACTTGCTCTCAGAACCAACGAAACACCCGTGGGATGTGTTCTTGTTCACGATGGAAAGGTCATTGCTCGAGGCATGAATGCAACCAACGTCACTCGAAATGGTACTCGCCATGCTGAGTTCATGGCCCTCGGCGCTTTACTCTCTTACCCTCCCAAGAATGGACCAAGGACAACCTACCTGAAGCCCAAGCCCGAGAACCAGTCAGCCGAAGCTTCTGATACATCTTCTGTCGAATCAGGACCCGCCGATGAGGGTAATGAGGATGGATCCAAGGGCCACCTCTACCCTTATGGCCAGAAGTGCCACCCTGATGCGCGAGTTGATAGATCTATCATTCGAGAGAGCATTTTGTACGTCACTGTAGAGCCGTGTGTCATGTGTGCTTCTCTCTTGCGACAACTCGGTATCAAGAAGGTCTATTTTGGCGCAGTCAACGACAAGTTTGGCGGAACAGGCGGTGTCTTCAGCATTCATGCCAACTCACTTCCTGTCAGTGCTGATGGCCAGACTGCCAGCGCACATCCAACACCAAAGCCTGCGCAGCTTCCAGACGGAAGTGGCACACTGGGCGTCTCGTATCCTCCAGGTGGAGGAGACGGTGGAAACCTGGAATCTGGTTACGAAATTGAGGGTGGATGGGGTCGTGATGAGGCTGTCGCACTTCTGAGACGATTTTATGTCCAGGAGAATGGACGAG CTCCGGTGCCTCGCAAGAAGGAAGGCCGTGCAGCTCGATTGgctgccatgatggaggGCGAGGGCACCGGTGAAGGCACTGGCGAGAGCAACGGTGAAAGCAACGGGGAGGATAATGGCGAAGGCAACGACGACGAAAACGGCGAAGAAACGCCAACTCCGGATCTTGCTGCCACTGAACCCGAGCCCCAAGTTCTTGACCTGCCCACTTCAACTCAAACTCTGAAGGAAACGCCCGCGCCGCTAGGTGATCGTACCAACGTCTAG